One segment of Bradyrhizobium sp. CB2312 DNA contains the following:
- the soxZ gene encoding thiosulfate oxidation carrier complex protein SoxZ codes for MAALINVPAKARRGDIIEIRTLTSHIMETGFRHTADGALVPRDIITSFTCRYNGTEVFRADLFPAIAANPYLSFFTVVKESGKFEFEWIGDNGYASTASASITVE; via the coding sequence ATGGCCGCGCTCATCAACGTTCCCGCGAAGGCCAGACGCGGCGACATCATCGAGATCCGCACGCTGACCTCGCACATCATGGAAACCGGCTTCCGCCATACCGCCGACGGCGCGCTGGTGCCGCGCGACATCATCACCAGCTTCACCTGCCGCTACAACGGCACCGAGGTCTTTCGCGCCGACCTGTTTCCGGCGATCGCCGCCAATCCGTATCTGTCCTTCTTCACCGTCGTGAAGGAGAGCGGCAAGTTCGAGTTCGAATGGATCGGCGACAACGGCTATGCGTCCACCGCGTCGGCATCGATTACCGTCGAATGA
- the soxA gene encoding sulfur oxidation c-type cytochrome SoxA yields MRLWRAIAAAILLAAAPALLAGEIPPDARRSGYAFMGPDTRAMQDDDTSNPGMLFVLDGEGLWSKKSGSADKACADCHGDARSSMKGVAARYPAFDKALGRPITLDQRINLCRANHQQATALPYESRDLLALSAFVAHQSRGVAITAGDDPQLEPFVEQGRDLFMQREGQLNLACTNCHDDNFDKRLAGAPITQAQPTGYPLYRLEWQTLGSIERRLRSCMTGVRAQAYDYGSPELVALELYLMSRARGLPMETPAVRP; encoded by the coding sequence ATGAGACTCTGGCGCGCGATAGCGGCAGCGATACTGCTCGCTGCGGCCCCTGCTCTGCTCGCCGGTGAAATCCCGCCCGATGCGCGCCGGTCCGGCTACGCCTTCATGGGGCCTGATACCCGTGCGATGCAGGACGACGACACGTCCAATCCGGGCATGCTGTTCGTGCTCGACGGCGAGGGGCTCTGGAGCAAGAAGTCGGGCAGCGCCGACAAGGCCTGTGCGGATTGCCATGGCGATGCACGCAGCAGCATGAAGGGCGTCGCGGCGCGCTACCCCGCCTTCGACAAGGCGCTCGGCCGTCCCATCACGCTGGACCAGCGCATCAATCTCTGCCGCGCCAATCATCAGCAGGCGACCGCGCTGCCTTACGAGAGCCGCGACCTGCTGGCACTGTCCGCCTTCGTCGCCCACCAGTCCCGCGGCGTGGCGATCACGGCCGGCGATGATCCGCAACTCGAGCCCTTCGTCGAGCAGGGCCGCGATCTCTTCATGCAGCGCGAGGGCCAGCTCAACCTCGCCTGCACCAATTGCCACGACGACAATTTCGACAAGCGTCTTGCGGGCGCGCCGATCACGCAAGCGCAGCCGACCGGCTATCCGCTCTACCGCCTAGAGTGGCAGACGCTGGGGTCGATCGAGCGCCGGTTGCGCAGTTGCATGACCGGCGTACGCGCCCAGGCCTATGACTACGGCTCGCCCGAGCTGGTCGCGCTTGAGCTCTATCTGATGTCGCGGGCGCGCGGCCTGCCGATGGAGACGCCTGCCGTGCGTCCCTGA
- a CDS encoding extracellular solute-binding protein, translated as MNQREGFDVANQNISRRTLLTGTAAAGALSLTGLPARAEVNWKKYAGTKLEVILAKGPRGDNLQKNIKEFTELTGIQVDSEQIPEQQQRQKVVIELTSGRPSFDVVHLSYHVQKRQFEKAGWLTDMTPFMKDPTLTTPDLVESDFSAAGLQYAKNDKGQMLSLPWSVDYFILYYNKELFQKKGVAVPKTLDEMVAAAEKLTDTKEGTYGFVGRGLRNANMTLWTNFFLNYGGEFLDAKGNILTDGPEAIAATKLYQTLLTKVAPPGVAGFNWMESMASFTQGRSAMWIDGVGWAPPLEDPAASRVVGKVGYTVVPAGPKGQYSATYGDGIGIAAASKNKEAAYLLCQWVVSKKQGARLLQAGGGVPFRNSILNDTEVQSGVKMPKEWLQSVIDSAKISKLGLPVVIPVAEFRDLVGAALTSTLSGADPAAELKKAHDQFRPILERSEKA; from the coding sequence ATGAATCAAAGGGAGGGATTCGACGTGGCCAACCAGAATATCTCGCGCCGCACGCTGTTGACGGGCACCGCCGCGGCTGGCGCGCTCAGCCTGACCGGACTCCCGGCGCGCGCCGAGGTCAACTGGAAGAAGTATGCCGGGACCAAGCTGGAGGTGATCCTCGCCAAGGGTCCGCGCGGCGACAACCTGCAAAAAAACATCAAGGAGTTCACCGAGCTCACCGGCATCCAGGTGGATTCCGAACAGATCCCCGAGCAGCAGCAGCGGCAGAAGGTCGTGATCGAGCTGACCTCGGGCCGGCCGAGCTTCGACGTCGTCCATCTCAGCTATCACGTCCAGAAGCGGCAGTTCGAGAAAGCCGGCTGGCTCACCGACATGACGCCCTTCATGAAGGATCCGACGCTGACGACGCCCGATCTCGTCGAGAGCGATTTCTCGGCCGCCGGCCTGCAATACGCCAAGAACGACAAGGGCCAGATGCTGTCGCTGCCCTGGTCGGTCGATTACTTCATCCTCTACTACAACAAGGAGCTGTTCCAGAAGAAGGGCGTCGCCGTCCCCAAGACCCTCGACGAGATGGTCGCGGCGGCCGAAAAACTGACCGACACCAAGGAAGGCACCTACGGCTTCGTCGGACGGGGCCTGCGCAACGCCAACATGACATTGTGGACCAACTTCTTCCTCAACTATGGCGGCGAATTCCTCGACGCCAAGGGCAACATCCTGACCGACGGCCCGGAAGCGATCGCGGCGACGAAGCTCTATCAGACGCTGCTGACCAAGGTCGCCCCACCCGGTGTCGCCGGCTTCAACTGGATGGAGTCGATGGCCTCGTTCACGCAAGGACGTTCGGCGATGTGGATCGATGGCGTCGGCTGGGCGCCGCCGCTGGAGGACCCCGCCGCCTCGCGCGTCGTCGGCAAGGTCGGCTACACCGTCGTGCCGGCCGGACCGAAGGGGCAATATTCGGCCACCTATGGCGACGGCATCGGCATTGCCGCGGCGAGCAAGAACAAGGAAGCTGCCTATCTGCTCTGCCAATGGGTGGTCTCGAAGAAGCAGGGCGCACGGCTGTTGCAGGCCGGCGGCGGCGTGCCGTTCCGTAACTCGATCCTGAACGACACCGAGGTCCAGAGCGGCGTGAAGATGCCCAAGGAATGGCTGCAATCGGTGATCGATTCCGCCAAGATCAGCAAGCTCGGCCTGCCCGTCGTGATTCCGGTCGCCGAGTTCCGCGATCTCGTCGGCGCGGCGCTCACCTCGACACTCTCCGGAGCCGATCCCGCAGCCGAGTTGAAGAAGGCTCACGATCAGTTCCGGCCGATCCTGGAGCGCAGCGAAAAGGCGTGA
- a CDS encoding sugar ABC transporter permease: MSALTQSTPAAARSDAAPEKELRPPSYWPFVVPALVVVLAIIIFPWVFTIWMSLNEWKVGSPTTFVGFSNYLRLTNDPRFLEAVGHTLVYTVLSVALPLTLGTLSAVVFHQNFAGRGFLRGVFIMPMMATPVAIALVWTMMFHPQLGVLNYLLSLVGIPAQLWVFHPATVIPSLVLVETWQWTPLVMLIVLGGLAAIPTEPYESAQIDGASFWQVFRFITLPLIMPFLFIAGMIRMIDAVKSFDIIFAITQGGPGSASETINIYLYSVAFTYYDLGYGSAIAVVFFLLIVLLAAVMLYARQRMLWTEIASGA; encoded by the coding sequence GTGAGCGCGTTGACACAATCGACTCCGGCCGCGGCACGGTCCGATGCCGCGCCGGAGAAGGAGCTGCGGCCGCCGTCCTACTGGCCGTTCGTGGTGCCGGCACTGGTCGTCGTGCTCGCCATCATCATCTTCCCGTGGGTCTTCACCATCTGGATGAGCCTGAACGAGTGGAAGGTCGGCTCGCCCACCACCTTCGTCGGGTTCTCCAACTATCTGCGGCTCACGAACGATCCGCGTTTTCTCGAGGCGGTCGGTCACACGCTGGTCTACACCGTGCTGTCGGTGGCGCTGCCGCTGACCCTCGGCACGCTCTCGGCCGTGGTGTTTCACCAGAACTTCGCCGGTCGCGGATTTTTGCGCGGCGTCTTCATCATGCCGATGATGGCGACGCCGGTGGCGATCGCGCTGGTGTGGACCATGATGTTCCACCCGCAGCTCGGCGTGCTGAACTACCTGTTGTCGCTGGTCGGCATCCCCGCGCAGCTCTGGGTCTTCCACCCCGCAACCGTGATTCCCTCGCTGGTCCTGGTCGAGACCTGGCAATGGACGCCGCTGGTGATGCTGATCGTGCTCGGCGGCCTCGCCGCAATCCCGACCGAGCCTTACGAGAGCGCGCAGATCGACGGCGCCAGCTTCTGGCAGGTGTTCCGCTTCATCACGCTGCCACTGATCATGCCGTTCCTGTTCATCGCCGGCATGATCCGCATGATCGACGCGGTGAAGAGTTTCGACATCATCTTCGCGATCACGCAGGGCGGACCGGGCTCGGCGTCGGAGACCATCAACATCTATCTCTACAGCGTCGCCTTCACCTATTACGACCTCGGCTACGGCTCGGCGATCGCGGTCGTGTTCTTCCTGCTGATTGTCCTGCTCGCGGCGGTGATGCTCTACGCCCGCCAGCGCATGCTGTGGACCGAAATCGCGAGCGGCGCATGA
- a CDS encoding carbohydrate ABC transporter permease, whose product MTPRQIIGKIGLWLSVFVIVSPAILFFLWMISLSLKFEVDNAAYPPVFFPDRIAWKNYADVLASNRFLTYFMNSLIVTGSSTVLALLVGVPAGYGIARMAAHKSAVVILIARITPGLSYLIPLFLLFQWLGLLGTLVPQIIIHLVVTVPIVIWIMIGYFETTPMELEEAALIDGAGRWQVFRHVALPIAKPGIAVAFILAVIFSWNNFVFGIVLAGRETRTLPVAVYNMISFDQLSWGPLAAAALIVTFPVLLLTVLAQRQIVAGLTAGAVKGG is encoded by the coding sequence ATGACACCCCGTCAGATCATCGGCAAAATCGGCCTGTGGCTCTCTGTCTTCGTCATCGTCTCGCCGGCGATCCTGTTCTTCCTCTGGATGATCTCGCTGTCGCTCAAGTTCGAGGTCGACAATGCCGCCTACCCGCCGGTGTTCTTTCCGGATCGCATCGCCTGGAAGAACTATGCCGACGTGCTCGCTTCCAACCGCTTCCTGACCTACTTCATGAACAGCCTGATCGTCACCGGCAGCTCGACCGTGCTGGCGCTGCTCGTCGGTGTACCCGCCGGCTACGGCATTGCGCGCATGGCCGCGCATAAATCCGCGGTCGTGATCCTGATCGCCCGCATCACGCCGGGCCTGTCCTATCTGATCCCGCTGTTCCTGCTGTTCCAGTGGCTCGGTCTGCTCGGCACGCTAGTACCGCAGATCATCATCCATCTCGTCGTGACCGTGCCGATCGTGATCTGGATCATGATCGGCTATTTCGAGACGACTCCGATGGAGTTGGAAGAAGCGGCCCTCATCGATGGTGCCGGCCGCTGGCAGGTGTTCCGCCACGTCGCGCTGCCGATCGCCAAGCCCGGAATCGCGGTCGCCTTCATTCTCGCGGTGATCTTCTCCTGGAACAATTTTGTGTTCGGCATCGTGCTGGCCGGGCGCGAGACACGCACCCTGCCGGTCGCGGTCTACAACATGATCTCGTTCGACCAGCTGAGCTGGGGCCCACTGGCCGCCGCCGCGCTGATCGTCACCTTCCCGGTGCTGCTGCTGACGGTGCTGGCGCAGCGGCAGATCGTCGCCGGGCTGACGGCGGGGGCCGTCAAGGGCGGGTGA
- a CDS encoding AraC family transcriptional regulator translates to MPAGERLDRYRAILTHYEVSLPDGTDHDTFQVHAEAWLLGGLVAASTRMGPVRFTRSAALAKADGRNSFALLLLRRGAWSGEVEGEPISAGPGQVLVLDLTRPFDGIATTTDTISLDVERDPIVSAAPDGLDLHGLVLDGAAGRVLADQMALLRRRLPAMDETDASEAVQTTLGLLRGCFGVAARPREQGLARRDIGILHRASRFIDQNLGHPNLSVATICREIGVSRSVLYRVFEPLAGVADYIRGRRLEAIHVLLDDAGEERWNAEIAAEFGFVSQAHFSRSFRQRFGYSPRAARDARLHDLAAVVEAVPELFREWIGRLG, encoded by the coding sequence TTGCCCGCCGGCGAGCGCCTCGACCGCTACCGCGCGATTCTCACGCATTATGAGGTGTCGCTCCCCGACGGCACCGACCACGACACGTTCCAGGTCCACGCCGAAGCGTGGCTGCTCGGCGGCCTGGTCGCCGCATCGACCCGGATGGGGCCGGTGCGCTTCACGCGCTCCGCCGCACTGGCAAAGGCCGATGGCCGCAACTCATTCGCGCTGCTGCTGCTCCGTCGCGGCGCCTGGAGCGGCGAGGTCGAGGGCGAGCCGATCTCCGCCGGCCCCGGCCAGGTGCTGGTTCTGGATCTGACCCGCCCCTTCGATGGCATCGCGACGACGACCGATACCATCAGCCTGGATGTCGAGCGCGATCCCATCGTCAGCGCCGCGCCCGACGGGCTCGACCTGCACGGGCTGGTCCTTGACGGCGCCGCCGGCCGGGTGCTCGCCGATCAGATGGCGCTGTTGCGGAGAAGGCTCCCGGCGATGGACGAGACCGACGCGTCCGAGGCGGTGCAGACAACGCTCGGGCTGCTGCGCGGATGTTTTGGCGTGGCTGCGCGGCCGCGCGAGCAAGGGCTTGCCCGGCGTGACATCGGCATCCTTCATCGCGCCAGCCGTTTCATCGACCAGAATCTGGGCCATCCCAACCTCTCGGTGGCGACGATCTGCCGCGAGATCGGCGTATCACGCTCGGTGCTCTATCGCGTCTTTGAGCCGCTCGCAGGCGTCGCGGATTACATCCGCGGGCGGCGGCTCGAGGCGATCCACGTACTGCTCGACGACGCAGGCGAGGAGCGCTGGAATGCAGAGATCGCCGCTGAATTCGGCTTTGTGAGCCAGGCGCATTTCAGCCGTAGCTTCCGGCAACGCTTCGGCTATTCGCCACGCGCAGCGCGCGACGCCCGCCTGCACGATCTTGCAGCCGTGGTCGAAGCCGTCCCCGAGCTGTTTCGCGAATGGATTGGCCGGCTCGGCTGA
- a CDS encoding regulator codes for MSTLTGTAGKSEFKPALWTSGDWNAFFGFGTNILVNMLVLTGLLRFVLKMPDSLVFGRILPALGLMMCLSTFYYAYLAYRLAQKTGRSDVCALPSGVSVPHMFIVTFVIMLPITLKTGDPLKGWSAGLVWVFFQSFILMIGGFIAPFIRKITPRAALLGTLAGVSVTFISMRPALEMYMTPQIGLVCFAIILVSWFGGVKYWRGIPAGLVAIAAGMIIAWGSNLFGLGLGGLSIAGVGAAFANFGFSVPIPAVGYVFSGFEFLGIILVTAVPFGIYDLVEAMDNVESAEAAGDEYPTTRVLTADGVVSLIGCLMGNPFINAVYIGHPGWKAMGGRIGYSAATGIMVVVLAWFGIISVLLALVPVVAISPILLYIGMLIGAQAFQTTPVKHAPAIVLALTPHLAAWAKLQIDTMLGSTMTAAATVGGMAADKADAVKAAAIAALPQQGVFYHGLEVMGGGSILGGLILGAIGVFIIERDFEKASAFALVGAILTYFGFMHGEAVGIGGGFGVTPAVALAYAVVSAGLFATSKLGTSEHYAAHPEMHAAPAE; via the coding sequence ATGAGCACATTGACGGGGACGGCCGGCAAGTCTGAGTTCAAGCCGGCACTATGGACATCCGGCGACTGGAACGCGTTTTTCGGCTTCGGCACCAACATCCTCGTCAACATGCTGGTGCTCACGGGCCTGCTTCGCTTCGTCCTGAAGATGCCTGATAGCCTCGTGTTCGGCCGCATCCTGCCGGCGCTCGGGCTGATGATGTGCCTCTCCACCTTCTATTACGCGTATCTCGCCTATCGCCTGGCGCAGAAGACCGGCCGCAGCGACGTCTGCGCGCTTCCGTCGGGCGTCAGCGTGCCGCACATGTTCATCGTCACCTTCGTGATCATGCTGCCGATCACGCTGAAGACCGGTGATCCGCTCAAGGGCTGGTCGGCCGGCCTCGTCTGGGTGTTCTTCCAGAGCTTCATCCTGATGATCGGCGGCTTCATTGCGCCGTTCATCCGCAAGATCACGCCGCGCGCGGCGCTGCTCGGCACGCTCGCCGGCGTCTCCGTCACCTTCATCTCGATGCGGCCTGCGCTGGAGATGTACATGACGCCGCAGATTGGCCTCGTCTGCTTCGCCATCATCCTGGTGAGCTGGTTCGGCGGCGTGAAATATTGGCGCGGCATTCCCGCTGGTCTGGTTGCGATCGCGGCCGGCATGATCATCGCCTGGGGCTCCAACCTGTTCGGGCTCGGCCTTGGCGGATTGAGCATCGCAGGTGTTGGAGCCGCTTTCGCGAACTTCGGCTTCTCGGTGCCGATCCCGGCCGTGGGCTACGTCTTCTCCGGCTTCGAATTCCTCGGCATCATCCTGGTCACCGCCGTTCCGTTCGGCATCTACGACCTCGTCGAGGCCATGGACAATGTCGAGAGCGCGGAAGCGGCCGGCGACGAATATCCGACCACGCGCGTGCTGACCGCCGACGGCGTCGTCAGCCTGATCGGCTGCCTGATGGGCAATCCTTTCATCAATGCGGTCTATATCGGCCATCCCGGCTGGAAGGCGATGGGCGGCCGTATCGGCTATTCGGCTGCGACCGGCATCATGGTCGTGGTGCTGGCCTGGTTCGGCATCATCTCGGTGCTGCTGGCACTGGTGCCCGTCGTCGCGATCTCGCCGATCCTGCTCTATATCGGCATGCTCATCGGCGCGCAGGCGTTCCAGACCACGCCGGTCAAGCACGCGCCCGCGATCGTGCTGGCGTTGACGCCGCATCTTGCCGCCTGGGCCAAGCTCCAGATCGACACCATGCTTGGCTCGACCATGACGGCTGCGGCGACGGTCGGCGGAATGGCCGCTGACAAGGCCGACGCGGTCAAGGCCGCCGCGATCGCCGCGCTGCCGCAGCAGGGCGTGTTCTATCACGGCCTGGAGGTGATGGGCGGCGGCTCCATCCTCGGCGGCCTCATCCTGGGTGCGATCGGTGTCTTCATCATCGAGCGCGATTTCGAGAAGGCCTCCGCCTTCGCGCTGGTCGGTGCCATCCTGACCTACTTCGGCTTCATGCACGGCGAAGCCGTCGGCATCGGCGGCGGCTTTGGCGTGACGCCGGCGGTCGCACTCGCCTATGCCGTGGTGTCGGCCGGCCTGTTCGCGACCAGCAAGCTCGGCACCAGCGAGCACTACGCCGCGCATCCGGAGATGCACGCCGCGCCGGCGGAGTAG